CTTCAAGTCGGAACAAGGAAGGACAGAACACTTCCAATTTATCAGTGTCCACTCAGAGTCGTCCCCTCGcttcctttctccgtctcctctgtccttcctcTTGCCTCCATCTCTGGACGCCCTCCATCCACTCCTGTTGatttatcctcctcttcctcctcttcctccttcctgtctttATTCACACTTCAAATGTCAGTGATTTTCCCTCCTGGACTTGACCCAGTGCAGCTGAGGTCCCACCcctgcacacgcacagacacacacacacacacgcacacacacacacactcacactctcagcTGATGGTTAACTGATCTACATGCAGCCTGATTGCTTTAGTGAGTCGTTATATAAACACTGAAGTAAATTTGACAAATGTGAAATTCATTCTTAattaactatatatatatgtatatatatattgacagTATATACTAAGACAGACCCGATTTGTGTCTCTATAGTTTTCACTGCttttatatttgtctgtatCTTAAAacgcttttattctgaaagtaTGTACTTTTATTTCAATCGTTCTGTGGCTAACTCTGGCATCTTTTcagaaattgtattaatatgcactgtccctgtcaaatacagtcataaagaaagaaaataaaatggttTGAAACTTTTCTATAGAGGGAATAATTGAACGTTATTCAGAAATCTGAGTGATTCTGTTCAAGTTATTTTTACAGTATTAGAAACCGTTACTTTtaataagatgtttttttgcaggAGCTTGAACTTCGTGCTCAGCAGGTTAATTCACAGTCTGACactgttttcacttgtttctcATTTAACTCGAGTTCTCTTCctacacagagaaaaagaaaatgtgatttcccCTCAggtctgtttgttgtgtttgaacaGAAACGTGTAGAAAATATAATTACGCCTATTCTAAAAAACACAGCGTGTACGCCTGCCTTCAGAGGAATggatttaaataaacacacacacacacacacacacacacacacacactgtaacaccaCCTCTGTTCTTGGCATTTACAATGTGAGCGTTTGCTGAAATAAGCAGCTAATCTCTCTCTGCTCATGTAAATGTCTTGTGCTGAGTTTTTCCTCTGGagacagaaaatacactgaACCACTTCTCTGCTATTCAACAAGAGAgagtccccacacacacacacacacgatgacatcctgcatgtgtgtgaatgtgatgaagCATGAAACATGATGTCAGTGTGAATTATAAACATCATCTGTCCAGAGAAAATGATTCAGTGACATGTTGagatttcctgtttttcttagTTTTATATCTTTGTAAATATGATCTTTGTATATTGAACCATTGGTCTGACACAGGAAGACATAGACGTCACCTGGGTCTAGTGTTATTCAcaattttatgacattttagaGATTatataattaatcaattaattaatatgGTCTGCAGATTAATTGATGATTAAATGAATCCTTCCTTTGAAATGTATTCTGTCTATTTTTAACACAAGAGCTGCAACTCATGTTTATTCCCACTATCAATTAATATTCAGACAATTTCTCTGTTGAACTGATcaataattttgttttttaaaatcttaatgtCGTCTTCAAACGTCTCGTCGAAGTGGATCATTTCTCTgtcagaagaagagaaaacatgaaatcaaaaacaaaaacaaattgttgtttttactaaCGATGTGTTTCATTGCACCGACTCTTTCTGGAACTGGTGGATTTGAGTCTCTTCTCGTTTCTGACTCGTCGACTTGCAGCTGCTCCGTCTGCTCAACACAGAACTTTGTCACCGGCTTCTCACTGTTTCTCATCGAGAGGAACAGACGCACATTAATATCGCACTTTGCTCTTTTTGGGGCCGACGAAGGATTCAAATGAACAACAAGTTCTCACAACAACCGTGTCGTCACTTTCAGCCTCGTGCTGCACAGAGAACTGACGACTGGTGTTTCTCACAAACTTTACTTCAAACCAGCAGAGGCCTCAAAGACGTTAAAAAACGTTTTCAACAGGAGAAACGTTCGGTGACTTCACTCGTGAGTCGAAACCCAAAGAAGAGATTCTCAGATTTCAAGGTAAACAAAGGTATAAAACCttgagtctcacacacacactgaacatcGGTGTCCTGGTTTGGAGGGTTTGTGGATTCCTTGGTCTGTTGCCTTCGCTGAgctgaataatattttttcacCAGGAGCTTAATTAACCCACTGGAATATGAAGTCAactgtttaattacacaaaagATTTCTTTAATTAAACAGCTCAGTCAGTGTTTCCCTATTAGACAAACAAACTGGTCTTTAACGTACTGACTGCAGGACAGAGTGTTCAATCAACTTTCAATTTAAATAcgaatttaaattattaaacacCGACAAATCCTATTTATTGAATTAATGGATCTGTTTAATTGTTCTGTTTTCTCGGCTCGTGTTCCATCATTTCATGCTCATTGTTCAAAGAGATTAGTTTAGTTAGGacaagttaataataataataataaactaccCATAATCCAAAGCAGTAAAGATCTGTGGAACTAGGTATtgtgtgaatttaaaaatggTTGAAAATAAAGTTCATATTGTTTGTGGGCTACAATTaacatttgttatatttctaaatacatttattcagaGATGTAGATGTACTAAAAACTCACTGGAAGACTTTGATACAACTTTGATTGTCACACAAGTCCTGAAGCTCGATTGCTATGATCTTATTAAtctatttactgtatatatgaaGAATCAGAGTTTATAATATCCTGAAAACTTAAGACTGGATCTAAAAACATATAATAACAACCAGAGCAAAACCAGTTTTACTTGAGAAATGTCTCTAAGATTTGACTTTATGATGATTTATTAGACTTGATACTACCTGAAACTCAACATAAGACTTTTTTCAACTTGAGCTAAAACATCACATGATTCCAATCGAACACAATAAAGTCTCAATAAGTTTTTAGAGACAAAGCGCAGAATAAAAACACGGGTGAGCTTtttataaacctttttttttattagtgttATGCATTGAATTTTCCAAAAAGAATGATTCATTTCTATTGATGAGACAGTTTTACAGTGATTGGGCTCCACACATAATATGTGACATGCaattaaaggagaaaaatagcaaaaagaactcatattattttacattcttAACCTCTGCACCCTGAAATGATTTTCACCCTGAAGTAAAAAGAAAGACCCTCTTGATTCAGTTCAAGGAACCTGGATAAAAAACGTCCCCTTTCCACTGTAGAACTAAAGGGACCCCTGCCAGGCACTGGCCCCCGAACACTGCGGTGGTGTTGGTGGCTGATTTTATTCACCTCTCGTTCGACTCGACCGTTCAGTCGGTAGCGTCGACTCCTCAGACGCCGCAGCGTTGCCGTGGTAACATTTCAACGTATCCTAGTGCAAACGCCAAAAAAGACTGGAATGTATTCAATGAGTTTCTCTTCACAGTAAAAGTTGTGCTCGCAGCTGAGAAGAGCTCCGAAGAAGCTCGCCTGCCACTGGAGGGAAAGTTACCGTGGTGACGAGACGAGCTTCTTCTTATCGGTGAAACGTTCACCGAGCCGGAAACGTTCATTTCTGGATCTACTGGCAGGATTCAAGCGGGGCAGTTCTAATATCAGTTCACGAGGAAATGTCAGTTAACAGGCAAACGCTGCGGCATCGTCACTGCGTTCAGGGAAAGTGAAGCCGTGTGTGGTGTTGGATGAAAGATACAAGTTTTTTATTCTAATAGATTCTGTGCGTCACTCAATGCATTTCATTAAACTCACCGAGTACACGTCTTCAGCAAACTGCCAGTATAAACTCttttgtgttaatgtttctATTCACGAGAAGATCACCCAACCTAAAGGAGAGTCtttgctttctgttttctgGAGGGAGGATGAATGGCAGCTCTCAGATCTCTGAATGTTTCTGGGCTCCTGACAACAGAACATGTTTTGATAATCCAGTTTCTCAGTTGCAGCCTCTTTGGCTCGAGTCGCcctcaaaaaactaaaaatcaacCCATCGGTGGTTTGAGCCTCTGAGTTGAAACGTTTCAGGGGAAACGAGCCAAGATCTGATGAAGCCGTTTAACGTCCTTTCATTTCCAAAACCTACTCGTGTGGTTTCCATCCGTCTCCCCACTTCTACCTCTGTGTTAGGAAAATATACAGTTCATACACGTCCATGTAAGATAATACCTTCTCTTTATCACCTCTACTCAAACAAACAACTTCTGAGTCTCACACTAAACCGAGGATGCATCTACACTGAACAACACGCCGCTCTGCACACAACAAGGATCTCATGCAGCCAGAGTTAAACAAGGACACTAACTAACCTCCCACACAGATGACATGGTAATAGCCCTTTTCTGAGGCAGTCCACGAGCTGCGACGCCTCGGTCCCGCTCAGAGACTCTTTTACACACAGAGGACGTATGGCTGTTGTTTCCATGAAGGGCCAATGAATTTAAGCCTAGTCCAGGATTTATGTCCCTGCTGTACACCCCCAGGAATGTGGTGATGAGATAATTAAATCGAGGAGATTCTCCTCAGACGACTCTACGAAAACAAACTGCACTCGTCTCTACTTCTGCTCAACAACCTCCTCATGCATGAATCTAACACAGGTACCGATGATGAGCAGCTGCTTTAGAGTAAATCCCTCTGCAGCTGAGTCTCCTAtagagagacacaaaaacatgcacgATGAACAActacatgaaaatataaatggagAAAAAGCGTTTAGTACTTATGAGGTTAGACATAAAGCAGATATTTTAGTTACAGTATCtaaattctttgtttttaattgcacGTCCCCCGTTTTCTTATTCGATGCCCCCAGTTAATCTCAGACTCGATGTCTTCAGGCCGTGAGCACACAGGATTTTTAGAAACATCGACCATCTTGTGTTTTGTCCCGTTGCTTTTAATATTCTGACCAGCACGTTGATAAACTGAGGCGTCAGAGCGGAGATCTGTTGCTAAACTCACAATGATCAAGTGGTTATAGATAGTTGTTGTAGCTGTGGGACCATAGTGACCATTAAGACCACTGTTATGTCCCAGAGCTGGTCTCAGGTCAGAGGAGTGACATCAAACCAGATGGAGGATTTGAGGGGATGTAACAACCACACggaaaaacatttgtctgcAAATTTCCATCGACATCTTCCAGTAAAACTACTTCCTCACTTCTGTCGTACACACGGCTGCAGTTTGTTGTAGTGACgagcacatttaaaactttgTGTCTCTATAACCGAGTTCCTGTGTGATCACGGCCCTGAGCCTGAAGAACCCTGAACCCTGAACCCTGAACCCTGAACCCTGAGCCCTGAACCAGCTCATCGCACCGCAGCCGATCTTTCTGGATCCAACGCACAGATTCTGTTGCCTGGAGACTCCCACAGAAACAGGAAACGTTTGTCTTGGGACATTTGGTGGATTCTCTTCTCTACCAAACAGACGCATGCTCAACATTTGAAAGGAATGtgttaagtattttttttttttagacatgtGGCACAACCGGGGAGCAGCCCCAGTTCCTGCCTGTGCACAAAGTAGTTCAAAGACACATTTACGTCGTATAAACCGGGACTATATGAATCGACGACATGGtctcacatcacagacacgtaGAAAGACGCACacgtagaaacacacacacacacagtacatgtaGTACACTGAGACAATTATAACAATGGCTTTTCTTTTCTACGTACATTTTCTTTTACGTATACATTAGTATACATGTTTAAAGATACAAGAATGTCGAGGGTTTACAAACAGATATGCAGATACCGTCTATGTTtcatacagaaaacaaacatgagacaGAAAACTTTCAATGCTGAAATATTCTCttcttgtcattttaattattgcGATCTAAACAATATGGCTTTGTCTAGTGAAAGGTCCTATCTGAgcgaggaaaggaaaagaaggagaacGTTCCCGTGATGATAATGGACAACTTCACCGTTTAACCCTTTGAGTTGTTCTAAGTCACAAACTCACGGAACACAATGTCTTCACCGTCAAACATCGCAACCGCATAACTGACCAGTGAAAAGCCACCGGGTCATTGAGGAATAACCAACATGCGTCGTTTTACCAATACATTTCCATACATGGAGGTAGTTTCACTCCATGTACAGCACATATACTTAAATGCTATCGGACACATCACTAAGATATTTCCTTGGATTACGAGATGCAGGACACAGAATATAATCGGCTCTTAACGAGCTCTTCAGGCAGTGAGATGCGACGGCACAAGGACCAGTTAGTCTACTGTTTAATCTTCTACTCGTATTTAGCCACGGAATACTTCTGCAGGAACAGGCGCGTATGGTTTGAGTTTAGCGTTGGTCTTTGGGATGCATGCAGACGCTGTAACGGCGGCGTCTCTCCTACGCGCCTCTCGCATGCAATAGAAACCAAGCTCGGCACGAGTGTCCAAGTGTCGGTGGCGACGAAAGAAATCGAAAAGGTCTCACCAGTATTTCTTTGGTCTCGATGTGGACGAACTTCAGACACAGAAAACTTATGCGTTTTGAAAGTTGAGGAGAAAGGCTAactgaaataaatcacattttcctttttgcattGAAATAAATTGGCAGCACATTCACAAAAATacgaaaataaaaaatccagacGTTTGCATtcatgtgagagaaagaaagtagaaaacattaataaagaGTTCAAATGAAAAGCCACTTAATAGCAACAGTCAAGTGCTTAATGTAGAACCGACATTTAGATGGTGCGACAGAAATGACAACACGCACAGAACCGGCGACTCCAACTGTTTCCCTGTGGCTGATGCTTTGATTGTCTATGGGAACCACACAGAACTCACGATGACTTGGTCTGAGCTGCTTCAATCTGTAATTTCAGGCTAAacagcagtgatttattttccaaatcagGGTTTTTACACAAGGTCAAAGAGTTGTTTACTTGCATGAAAGATACTTTGAGTCCAAATTGGTAAATTGAAATGAGTTCTGGACATGTTCCAGACTTTAAGTTTTACCTTTCTAACCCGATGGAAGTCTGACACGCTCAGAACGTCCAGCTTTCGACAAACTAGAGGTGGAAGTGGGAGATAAATGCAACTTTTTGTCTTCAGCAAACTGATCTTTGGAAGCTCGGAGCCggtgaattgtgttttttaagttgtCCTGAGGACAGTTCAGTCCTCAGGACGTTGATGTGTGATGTATCAGCCAACCTCCAAATCAAACACACTAAAGTGTCCGGTCTTGTATCTTTGAACGCGTGTCTACATGCTCCCGACGACTCCAATGAAACCCTCATTTACAATCCCTCTGCAAGAGGAGGTGATATGAAGGCACATGTCCTAAAAACTCAAATGCtgatttcatatatatatatatatattttttttaatataaagaCCTACACCAGGTTCATAAAAGTAGAAAACACCCATTGAAACAAAGGACACATGCTCCATCTACTGGAAAACATGGTGGCAGTGGAAAAAAACCACAGAggcaagaacacacacatgtccactGGCCGTCTTTAAGGGAATACTGTCCTCCATTGGTCACCATTGCTTGGCAACAGATGATGAACAACCAATCAAATTGTCTGATCCtaatgggtaaaaaaaaaaaacgaggaaaggacaaaaaaaaatctttcttaTCGTAGGAAATGTGCTAAGTGGCAGTTGAAAGGTTGTACGGCAATTGTGGTGAACAAAATGACGCCATCGTCGAGGAGTAGAAAAAGAACGTAAACGGTTTCTAGAAAGGCAGTGAGTAGCCTCTAACAGTTTGGCAAGAACCCCCTCCCCGATGACTTCTACGTGCCCCAGATCTACGCTCAGCCCCTTCCTGCGTACAAACACCCCCGTCAGGTCGAGTCCCCCCAGCCTGTCGTCAaccttcatcccttcatcccaaAGTCCCTGACACAAAGATCCCCTCCTCCCTTTGCCCCACAGCCTGGCCCGGGCCAGACTGGACCCTGAACTCAGGGCTGGTTGGATTTGTTTCTCTCCgttgttttactttttgaacATGTCCTGTAGGGGTCCGGGCAGATACTTGAGCACGGTGTCGAGGATGctctcctcgtcttcctcgtcGTCGTCTCCGCAGCCTCTCGGGATGGCCTTCTTCGGACGGGTCAGCGAGCCCTCGCACGCCTGCTCCATTGCTGCcttctcctccgcctccttctcctccttcttcttcagccCATACtgaacggagagagagagacagaatgagGATACGTTGAATGACAAGTAGGAAGGGATATCAGTTCTTCAATTATGGCCCAATAAGTGTTATTAAGGTAACAGATTTCAAGGTGTTCATGAGATATCATATTCAGGAATGGGATGAATGGACAGATGACCTGAAGACCTAATGGCTGTGAAGGCCGTGGTTTTCTCTGGCCACAGCGAAggagacataataaaacatttcagttttatgaGTGGAGCAGAAACCTGCTGCCACGTTGACTCATCCCTGGATTCCCcatcagaataaaacagaaaacaatatcAGTGGCACAGAAAAAAGACGAGGTTTCACCCGTCCTTGGCTTTTTTTAGTGACGCACATCCAGATCTTTGCTCTGTGATATGAGAAACAATCTATAACCAAAGCATCAGAAGCTTCTCAGAAGTTCAGGAACCCTCAGTTTGTTCAGCTCTTACATTCGAAAAGgcagaaatctgtgtgtgagtgttttctcACCTTGTCCCTAATGGTCTGCCGAACCTTTTCCCTCTCGGCCTCCATGCGGGCGTGCTTGGCCTTCCTCTCGTCCTCCTGCTGCCTCAGCGCCTCCTGacgctcctcctccttcttggATGCGTCCgggtccttctcctcctccccccccagcATCTTGCCCATGTCTTTGGTGGCCCCTGCACAGAAGAAACATGCACAGTTAGATTCCACTCTGCGAATATTGGGCTACTGACAAGTCAGGTCTAAATATGTTGCTCCCTTCGCTCTCTTTTAAACCGGTGGCTGGAGGTGTTGTGCTCATGGGCACTCAAGCACTTGTAGTTCCTTGGAGAGGAAGAACATATTTGGTCACATTAAGATCTTGTGAATGCAAACATGTGAAGGTACAAATCGAGGGTTGAAGTTATTCCTCCTGTCAGGAACTAGCTGAATTCAAActacacaaatgaaaacac
The Hippoglossus stenolepis isolate QCI-W04-F060 chromosome 7, HSTE1.2, whole genome shotgun sequence genome window above contains:
- the LOC118112806 gene encoding complexin-2 — translated: MDFVMKQALGGATKDMGKMLGGEEEKDPDASKKEEERQEALRQQEDERKAKHARMEAEREKVRQTIRDKYGLKKKEEKEAEEKAAMEQACEGSLTRPKKAIPRGCGDDDEEDEESILDTVLKYLPGPLQDMFKK